In Aedes albopictus strain Foshan chromosome 3, AalbF5, whole genome shotgun sequence, the following are encoded in one genomic region:
- the LOC109405281 gene encoding spermine oxidase-like produces MNPRIIVIGAGAAGIAAATRLIEKGYRNLTILEAEDRIGGRIHTIPFASNVVDLGAQWCHGEVNNVCYELGSKLNVFGSNNFKYEDFDLVMSNGEKIPQEKSQKLMSAIWSILEYHRNELSRYRGSLGSFVLEKFRAILGTPDYADVDHETAFQFLEFFHKFENSIEASDSWFDTSGPGYLHYWECDGDHLLNWKDRGYKTVLDILMKRFPSPNSADAINIEDYTHFNKTVENICWNSGPDNIASVRCADNSVYDADHVICTMSLGVLKERYQSLFSPELPAMKKNAIKGLSIGTVDKLYLEFDKPFWSDGWHGLSLLWNQDDLEEIRASPNSWMEDIFGFYVVDFQPNILCGWISGANARRMERTRDEEVRKACMFLLRKFLRGVDVPEPVAFKRTQWYSNPNFRGSYSFRSMTTDLLNTSAEHLALPLSSAIGIPVVQFAGEATHDHYYSTVHGAIESGWREADRLVGLYQSPLQRQVDADVDVLILGAGIAGLGAAKALIGSGKSFLLLEAQPEAGGRIKTIAMQNFGDRDRQCKAMVDAGAQWLHGKQNELYQIAEEHDLLHEELSEEGLGEYVRDDGLKLDSFFVKKVDFLIGQILEDCEEFAQRESENFPASVELFLREEFSKRLDPSLSAEKKELAYQLLEWHIRFQVIDNSCLTMSDVSAKLWGSYSFNGESCQAHINMKYGFQALVNCLIDKIGSDKIIYKKEVTEIRWKDQDSRVLVRCTDETSYSCQHLIVTFSLGVLKATMNRLFQPALPKSYRRSIRNIGFGTINKIFLQFESAWWEDAEGFQLIWRDNLEKGAHWTRFLSGFDIVSPGPANTLLGWVGSWGALEMEKLSDAQIVADCVFLLEKFTRRKVPYPIRHYCTRWNSNPFVRGSYSYTSVNCDYEPAFLKALQETLVCSRYNPLTGETDENRDSKDISQAAATSSSSPTVHFAGEACHGKYFSTVHGAFLSGMEQAGKLV; encoded by the exons ATGAATCCCCGGATAATAGTGATAGGAGCTGGCGCAGCAGGGATAGCTGCTGCAACTCGATTGATTGAGAAAGGATACCGAAATTTGACTATTCTGGAAGCGGAAGACCGCATTGGTGGACGCATTCATACGATTCCTTTCGCCtcgaatgtggtcgatttgggtGCTCAATG GTGTCACGGAGAGGTGAACAATGTGTGCTATGAGCTGGGCTCAAAGTTGAATGTTTTTGGTTCGAACAATTTTAAGTATGAGGACTTTGACCTGGTTATGTCAAATGGAGAAAAGATTCCTCAGGAGAAGAGTCAAAAGTTAATGAGTGCAATATGGTCCATTTTGGAGTACCATCGTAACGAGTTGAGTCGTTACCGTGGTTCACTAGGTTCGTTCGTTTTGGAGAAGTTTCGGGCGATCCTGGGCACGCCGGATTACGCAGATGTAGACCACGAGACTGCTTTTcagtttttggaattcttccacaagtttgaAAACTCTATAGAGGCATCGGATAGTTGGTTCGATACATCAGGGCCGGGCTACTTACACTACTGGGAATGTGATGGAGATCACCTGTTGAATTGGAAAGACAGAGGATACAAAACAGTGCTGGATATACTTATG AAACGCTTTCCTTCGCCGAATTCTGCAGACGCCATCAACATTGAAGATTACACCCATTTTAACAAAACCGTAGAGAACATTTGCTGGAACTCCGGCCCGGACAACATAGCTTCCGTGCGATGTGCTGACAACAGCGTTTATGATGCCGATCATGTAATTTGTACAATGTCGTTGGGCGTCCTGAAAGAACGCTACCAAAGCCTTTTCTCGCCGGAACTGCCCGCAATGAAGAAGAACGCCATAAAAGGTCTGTCAATCGGTACCGTAGATAAACTGTATCTGGAGTTTGACAAACCATTCTGGTCTGACGGTTGGCATGGGCTAAGTCTTCTTTGGAACCAAGACGATCTGGAGGAAATTCGCGCGTCGCCAAATAGTTGGATGGAAGATATCTTCGGATTCTACGTGGTTGACTTCCAGCCCAATATCCTTTGCGGTTGGATATCTGGTGCAAATGCTCGCCGCATGGAACGTACACGCGACGAGGAAGTTCGCAAGGCATGCATGTTTCTGTTGAGAAAGTTCTTGAGAGGCGTTGATGTCCCAGAACCGGTAGCGTTTAAACGTACCCAGTGGTATTCGAACCCGAACTTTAGGGGTTcgtacagcttccgctcgatgaCGACGGACCTGCTGAACACGTCGGCGGAACATTTGGCTCTTCCGTTGTCCAGTGCGATCGGGATTCCCGTGGTGCAATTCGCTGGCGAAGCTACGCATGATCATTACTATTCAACGGTGCATGGCGCCATCGAAAGCGGATGGCGTGAGGCAGACAGGCTAGTTGGATTGTACCAAAG CCCTTTGCAGCGCCAAGTGGACGCAGATGTGGATGTCCTGATACTGGGCGCGGGAATAGCCGGACTTGGTGCTGCGAAAGCTCTGATCGGTTCTGGCAAGAGCTTTCTACTATTGGAAGCACAGCCGGAAGCAGGCGGAAGGATAAAAACCATAGCGATGCAGAATTTCGGAGATCGAGACCGACAATGTAAGGCCATGGTTGATGCTGGAGCGCAATGGCTGCATGGTAAGCAAAACGAGCTGTATCAGATTGCGGAGGAGCATGATTTGCTACACGAAGAGCTTTCCGAGGAAGGCTTGGGAGAATACGTTAGAGATGATGGACTAAAACTGGACAGCTTTTTCGTGAAAAAGGTGGATTTTCTGATTGGACAAATTCTGGAGGATTGTGAGGAATTTGCTCAACGAGAAAGTGAGAACTTTCCTGCTTCAGTGGAGTTGTTTCTTAGAGAAGAGTTCAGCAAAAGATTGGATCCGAGCTTGTCCGCCGAGAAAAAAGAATTGGCATATCAGTTGTTGGAGTGGCACATACGATTCCAAGTGATAGATAACTCTTGTCTAACCATGTCGGATGTATCCGCGAAATTATGGGGAAGTTATTCCTTCAATGGAGAAAGCTGTCAAGCGCATATCAATATGAAGTATGGATTCCAAGCTTTAGTAAACTGCCTGATCGACAAAATAGGGTCGGATAAAATAATATACAAAAAGGAAGTCACCGAAATACGATGGAAAGATCAAGACTCCCGCGTCCTGGTGAGGTGTACCGATGAAACCAGCTACAGTTGCCAGCATCTCATAGTAACCTTCTCCCTGGGAGTGCTGAAGGCAACAATGAATCGCCTTTTCCAGCCCGCTCTTCCCAAGTCCTACCGGAGATCGATCCGGAACATAGGATTCGGTACAATCAACAAAATATTCCTCCAGTTTGAAAGCGCATGGTGGGAAGACGCGGAAGGCTTCCAACTAATCTGGAGAGACAATCTTGAGAAAGGAGCCCACTGGACGAGATTTCTTTCCGGTTTTGACATAGTCAGTCCTGGACCGGCGAATACTCTGCTGGGATGGGTCGGCAGCTGGGGAGCTTTGGAAATGGAAAAATTGTCTGATGCTCAAATTGTAGCGGATTGCGTTTTCCTGCTGGAGAAATTTACAAGGAGAAAAGTACCGTACCCGATTCGTCACTATTG CACCCGTTGGAATTCGAATCCGTTCGTTCGGGGATCGTACAGTTACACTTCCGTGAACTGCGATTACGAACCCGCATTTCTGAAAGCCCTACAGGAAACGCTTGTATGTAGCCGATATAACCCATTAACAGGGGAAACAGACGAGAATCGAGATTCAAAGGATATATCCCAAGCTGCTGCAACATCATCATCGTCCCCCACTGTGCATTTCGCTGGTGAAGCGTGTCACGGGAAGTACTTTTCCACCGTGCACGGTGCATTTCTGTCCGGAATGGAACAGGCTGGAAAGCTTGTTTAG